One stretch of Ipomoea triloba cultivar NCNSP0323 chromosome 8, ASM357664v1 DNA includes these proteins:
- the LOC116028044 gene encoding F-box/kelch-repeat protein At3g61590-like isoform X1 produces the protein MEDNLEKVVVTNGEYEFIHYRPKSNYKRGNQTRLRRKEPSDNYVYRPIMGSSSRLRTGWGEEFPVLNLAKECQQLNMGGHSSWSDDEFVEGENEKTIFSSVVKDAQESSTASMDIFPIDLQEQILALLPFRNILKARTVCKLWNEIVVSKKFQEYVSGGLSKKPWFYMSGNPDVSDAFLYNPVSSKWYCFQLPFMLKHDSEVASSHGLVCYTDYAGDLLVCNLMTKRHKKLALPLGEKNFEYRGLAFSVNPKSSEYTISVVRSMGCDVVINVYSSETLVWNCQKKTLRDWKGRADCVILNGILYLLVLSTTALAGDQHGVLAYDLSPPPSTDKSEDTMIINIPFTITCGRLMNLQDKLAMVGGIGIPGRHGVITGIGIWVLKGTEWEEVVRVPPKLLHAFGELDDVFASCGGGDTVYIHPYGGTNTLVFDMNSREWKWARYPLNKKYPLQIFTGFCFYPRLDVSAG, from the exons ATGGAAGACAATCTCGAGAAGGTTGTTGTAACAAACGGAGAATATGAATTTATTCATTATCGACCCAAATCAAATTACAAG AGAGGAAACCAAACTAGGCTCAGAAGAAAGGAACCATCGGATAACTATGTTTACAGACCAATCATG GGAAGCTCATCTCGTCTACGCACTGGATGGGGAGAGGAATTTCCAGTTTTAAATCTAGCAAAG GAGTGTCAACAATTAAATATGGGTGGACATTCATCCTGGTCTGATGATGAATTTGTTGAAGGTGAAAACgaaaaaacaatattttcctCCGTTGTCAAAGATGCCCAAGAAAGCAGTACTGCTTCAATGGATATATTCCCTATTGACTTGCAAGAACAAATTTTAGCCCTCCTTCCGTTTCGTAATATCTTGAAAGCACGTACTGTTTGCAAATTGTGGAATGAAATTGTGGTTTCCAAAAAGTTTCAAGAATACGTATCGGGTGGCCTTTCAAAGAAACCTTGGTTCTACATGTCTGGCAACCCTGATGTATCTGATGCCTTTCTCTATAACCCAGTGTCAAGCAAATGGTATTGCTTTCAGTTGCCGTTTATGTTGAAGCATGACAGCGAAGTTGCTTCCTCACATGGTTTGGTGTGCTATACAGATTATGCAGGTGATCTTCTGGTTTGCAATCTAATGACTAAAAGGCACAAGAAACTTGCGTTGCCTTTGGGCGAAAAGAATTTTGAATACCGTGGCCTGGCATTCTCGGTGAACCCAAAGTCAAGTGAATATACTATTAGCGTTGTCAGATCAATGGGGTGTGATGTTGTGATAAATGTTTATTCTTCTGAAACATTGGTGTGGAATTGCCAGAAGAAAACTTTGCGGGACTGGAAGGGAAGAGCCGACTGTGTTATTTTGAATGGGATATTGTATTTGCTAGTCCTTTCTACCACTGCTTTGGCAGGGGATCAGCATGGCGTATTGGCTTATGATCTCAGTCCTCCACCATCTACCGACAAATCAGAAGACACCATGATAATCAATATTCCTTTCACTATCACTTGTGGCCGACTAATGAACCTGCAg GATAAGCTGGCGATGGTGGGAGGCATTGGCATACCTGGTCGACATGGAGTGATCACTGGAATTGGCATTTGGGTTCTGAAAGGGACGGAGTGGGAAGAAGTTGTGCGTGTTCCACCAAAGCTGTTGCACGCATTTGGAGAGTTAGACGATGTTTTCGCTAGCTGTGGTGGTGGCGACACGGTATACATCCACCCATATGGAGGGACTAACACACTCGTGTTTGACATGAATTCGAGAGAGTGGAAGTGGGCGAGGTATCCATTAAACAAGAAGTATCCTCTGCAGATATTCACCGGGTTTTGCTTTTATCCGCGGCTTGATGTCTCAGCGGGATGA
- the LOC116028044 gene encoding F-box/kelch-repeat protein At3g61590-like isoform X2 has protein sequence MGSSSRLRTGWGEEFPVLNLAKECQQLNMGGHSSWSDDEFVEGENEKTIFSSVVKDAQESSTASMDIFPIDLQEQILALLPFRNILKARTVCKLWNEIVVSKKFQEYVSGGLSKKPWFYMSGNPDVSDAFLYNPVSSKWYCFQLPFMLKHDSEVASSHGLVCYTDYAGDLLVCNLMTKRHKKLALPLGEKNFEYRGLAFSVNPKSSEYTISVVRSMGCDVVINVYSSETLVWNCQKKTLRDWKGRADCVILNGILYLLVLSTTALAGDQHGVLAYDLSPPPSTDKSEDTMIINIPFTITCGRLMNLQDKLAMVGGIGIPGRHGVITGIGIWVLKGTEWEEVVRVPPKLLHAFGELDDVFASCGGGDTVYIHPYGGTNTLVFDMNSREWKWARYPLNKKYPLQIFTGFCFYPRLDVSAG, from the exons ATG GGAAGCTCATCTCGTCTACGCACTGGATGGGGAGAGGAATTTCCAGTTTTAAATCTAGCAAAG GAGTGTCAACAATTAAATATGGGTGGACATTCATCCTGGTCTGATGATGAATTTGTTGAAGGTGAAAACgaaaaaacaatattttcctCCGTTGTCAAAGATGCCCAAGAAAGCAGTACTGCTTCAATGGATATATTCCCTATTGACTTGCAAGAACAAATTTTAGCCCTCCTTCCGTTTCGTAATATCTTGAAAGCACGTACTGTTTGCAAATTGTGGAATGAAATTGTGGTTTCCAAAAAGTTTCAAGAATACGTATCGGGTGGCCTTTCAAAGAAACCTTGGTTCTACATGTCTGGCAACCCTGATGTATCTGATGCCTTTCTCTATAACCCAGTGTCAAGCAAATGGTATTGCTTTCAGTTGCCGTTTATGTTGAAGCATGACAGCGAAGTTGCTTCCTCACATGGTTTGGTGTGCTATACAGATTATGCAGGTGATCTTCTGGTTTGCAATCTAATGACTAAAAGGCACAAGAAACTTGCGTTGCCTTTGGGCGAAAAGAATTTTGAATACCGTGGCCTGGCATTCTCGGTGAACCCAAAGTCAAGTGAATATACTATTAGCGTTGTCAGATCAATGGGGTGTGATGTTGTGATAAATGTTTATTCTTCTGAAACATTGGTGTGGAATTGCCAGAAGAAAACTTTGCGGGACTGGAAGGGAAGAGCCGACTGTGTTATTTTGAATGGGATATTGTATTTGCTAGTCCTTTCTACCACTGCTTTGGCAGGGGATCAGCATGGCGTATTGGCTTATGATCTCAGTCCTCCACCATCTACCGACAAATCAGAAGACACCATGATAATCAATATTCCTTTCACTATCACTTGTGGCCGACTAATGAACCTGCAg GATAAGCTGGCGATGGTGGGAGGCATTGGCATACCTGGTCGACATGGAGTGATCACTGGAATTGGCATTTGGGTTCTGAAAGGGACGGAGTGGGAAGAAGTTGTGCGTGTTCCACCAAAGCTGTTGCACGCATTTGGAGAGTTAGACGATGTTTTCGCTAGCTGTGGTGGTGGCGACACGGTATACATCCACCCATATGGAGGGACTAACACACTCGTGTTTGACATGAATTCGAGAGAGTGGAAGTGGGCGAGGTATCCATTAAACAAGAAGTATCCTCTGCAGATATTCACCGGGTTTTGCTTTTATCCGCGGCTTGATGTCTCAGCGGGATGA